A single region of the Leisingera thetidis genome encodes:
- the rpsT gene encoding 30S ribosomal protein S20 produces the protein MANSPQAKKRARQNEKRFAVNKARRSRIRTFLRKVEEAIASGDKDAATVALRAAQPELMRGVTKGVYHKNTASRKISRLAARVKALA, from the coding sequence ATGGCAAATTCGCCCCAGGCCAAGAAGCGCGCACGTCAGAACGAAAAGCGCTTTGCCGTCAACAAAGCCCGTCGTTCGCGCATCCGCACCTTCCTGCGTAAAGTTGAAGAAGCCATCGCTTCCGGCGACAAGGACGCTGCAACCGTTGCTCTGCGCGCGGCTCAGCCCGAGCTGATGCGCGGCGTCACCAAGGGGGTGTATCACAAAAACACCGCTTCCAGAAAAATCTCGCGCCTGGCTGCGCGGGTGAAGGCACTGGCCTGA